A window of Solanum stenotomum isolate F172 chromosome 9, ASM1918654v1, whole genome shotgun sequence genomic DNA:
TCACTAGATCTGATAACATGCCTGGCTCAGATATCTCTTCATCATCCACTTGCATCTCACCAGTCAGCAATTTCACCACAGTGGACATGGATGGTCGGCTTTTGGGCATGACTTGGGTGCATAAGAGAGACACCTTCAAGAATTTGCAAGCATCATCAACATCGAAGTCATCTCCCAATAATGCATCTACCAATTGAATGAGCTCCCCCTTCTTGAACAGTCTCCATGCCTGCATTTCAAGTTATGAATGTAATACAACTTCCTCTATAACTAATTTCTATCTGAATTCCATTTTCAATGGTTGGATAAATGTTTGCTCCATCAACTGTCAAAATTTCTACTTTCTTTTTGTTCTGTTCTTGAGCAAGCAATTATGATTTTAACATTATATTAATAAGCCCACTTGAGAaaaacaatatacaaacaaTGGATTAGATGGGCTTGGGACTATATAAGATGCTTCAACTACATTACTTGCCATTTTAGAAGGTTAGGTTCAAGGATGTTGTCTGCACGAGGGCAAACAAGAATTGgcttctttcattttttgtcTTGTCGACCAAACTTAATTACCGGCACTACCCAACTATACAAAACCTATACATTTGCAGGCTAGTTTGTAAACTAGATCACCCAAAGGCACTGGACTGTATTTATCTCAATAAAAAGAATGTCATAACCATGCAAACATAGTGTCAGGATAATACACTTTCTTAAAGAAATGACCAAATAATTTAACAACCCCTGCTGATCTTCCCATCATGTTCTATGAGCAGTCGAGAATGCAATGGCCATAGATCCCTCATATTTATTAATGTATAGAAACAATTATGTTCTTCTTAGATGTTTTCGTTCTGTAGGTAATCGGGATCCAACAGAAACAGAATATGTTAAAAGCAACTCCATACCCGTTCAAGAAGATATTGTTCCTCAATAGGTAAACGCTTGTTTGTGTTGCATCTTCCACTAACGATTTCCAAAAGGAGAATCCCAAAACTGTATACATCTGCTTTCCGTGTCAACTGCCCTCTCATTGCATATTCAGGGGCCAAATAACCTCTACAAATAAATAAGCACGTTAGAATTTATACACAATGATAAACAAGTAAATAATGATATACTATTTCCAGTTTTAGCTGAATGTATCACAAGACTATCAATAGCCTTTCTACATTTTCTTTTACAACATTGCTAGATCAGGAAAAATGGGAGCTCTATAAATAGGAAAAAGATGATGCCAATGAGTCATCATCTTGTTCTTTGGGTATTATTAGCCAAAACATTCTCGATTGTTTCTGAATGGCTTACTCATTTTAATTCATAACCCATAATCCACCTAGAGAAATTTGTctaagaagataaaagaaaagcATAAGAATATGTAAACTTACAGCGTTCCTGCCACACGGGTGCTAACATGGGTCAAATCAGCTGGAAtaagcttagcaagaccaaaatctgaaatttttggGGTCAGGTCTTTGTCGAGAAGGATGTTACTTGCTTTAATGTCTCTATGAACTATATAAGGCTGGACTTCTTCGTGAAGGAATGCAAGTCCTCGTGCAACACCAATGCATATTTTAGTTCGTGTTATCCAGTTAAACTGGAGGCTACTATGTGCACCACCTGTGAGTAAGCAAACATAAGTATACATTGCCACAAGTACAAACCAAAGAATAGTTGAAAATAACAATGACAAAGGACTTCACAACTCACCAAGCAGAGTTTGGGAAAGACTATTGTTTTCCAGGTAGTTATACACCAATATTCTATGATCCCCTTCCGCACAACAACCGTACAACTTCACCAGGTTTTCATGTTCTATATTTGAGATCACCTTTATTTCTGTCAAAAACTCCTTTACACCTTGTTTTGATTCAACAGAAAGTACCTTAATAGCAGCCATTTTTCCATCTCTTAGCCTCCCCTAACAACAGAAACTTAAGTTAGCTTATTTATTGAATGGAATTGCATaatcgaaaaatatttttgtagagAACAAAATACCTTGTAAACAGAACCAAACCCTCCTTTCCCTATTTTGTTTACAGGGCAAAAATCTTCGGTTGCAGCACGCAATTCCCGGTAGCTGTACACCCTTGCATTCTCAATGGTTGAAATTTCTGCAAAAATTCTAAATCTAGTGAGGAACCTTAACATGTCTTGATTAATAGCAACTACTTGGATCATTTTTAAAAAGGTGGTATCCTAACCAGCTTGCGTGCACCTCTATTATTCCACCGAGTACCTGTTACCTCCCACCAACACAGGTACTGGATAACTCTTCCCACCAACGAGGCAGATAAGAAGATGGTGGCACCTAGTGATTTTTGGCCTCAACTAGAATTGAACATGAGACCTCTTGGTTCTCCTCCCATTTCATTGACCACTAGACCACAACAACTTGAATTGTTATTGAGAGATCGTGTATGGGAGAGGCAATGTCCGTCCATGCTTAAGAAGAACAAAGAATCCTAATTGTAACAACATGCTCACGTATGCTATACTGTCATAGAAGCTGGCAACAATTGCCATAAAGAGAAGTGAAAGTTGagaaaaagttaaattgtttaaCCTTCATCAATTTCAACTACACGGTTGTGAGGGGGAGATGCCTTCCCTCCTAAGCAGAGACCAAAACAAGTCATTACACCAGTGTTTTTGTTTCAACAGAAAGAAGGGCAAGTCAACCAACAGAAAAAAGAACTCTGCTGCCAATCCTGTTACATAACAAAACAACATATTAACAACACTTCATTACCAAAATTTAGTTCCATTTAGCGCTGGTTCAGAAATGCACATAACGATACCTAAGGCGTTTGGCCATgaaattttttcactttttccaAAGTTGAACTTCCAATCTCAAATATCATATTTCacttttgaaaacaaaaactaattttttcaaattttgcaaTGAAACATGGCAAAACGTCCATAAACGCCTCGGTGCTCCTGAATTCTACCCCAAAAACGCATTGAATAAGAAGTAATGCGTTTATTTCCTCTATACCAAACCCTAAAAACATTCTCAAACAAGCATAATTTTGAACCTACTGCTCATAAGCTACATTTCATCACTACTAACAATACATCTAACATTGTAAcaaaaagaaggagaaataaACCAAAATTCCAGACACCCATTTCCAAAATTCAACACGACATACCAACAAAACAAACAGAAATCAATTACATCAATAACAATCCAAAGCTTCAaagaaaaaagttcaaaatttataGTAAAATTGCAGCACTAGTAAAATGAAACACAATTCCCGAAAAGAGAAATGCCACTTTTATTACAACAAACACAAAACCAGATCCATGGCTTGAACAGTTACGAAGCTAGCTTTTCGCAGCTGGTTCAAAAAACTTtcaattactaaaaaaaaaaggaaaaaattcaaacttttacaGATAAAATAGCTGTATGCACTCCAAAATAATCCATTAACTTCTTCTTTTCAGATCCGCCTAAAGAGAAAACACTAACCTGATTGATCAATCAAAAAGCACAAAAAACTCCAAAAGAACTGAAATTTAGCTCGTTTTAAAGGTAAAAAACAGCTAAACTTAGCTCAATTAAAGTAGTGAAATTACAGGGAAGagaagaaagatgaaaatttaAGAGAAGAAGGCACAAAATTGAATTTACGTACTTGTTGAAGCAGACAGCAGAAGAAAACGGAAGAgataaaaagtttttgtttgACTACTATTGGGAGAGATGAGTTTGGTTGCTTTATTTTTAGACTATATATTAGGGAAGTTTGGTTTACGGATAAAGTTATATTCGGATTAATTATGTCGGAATTAGTTAtagcaaattataattttacatgaaataaaaataataaatcaaatctAAATAAAGTTATTATAAGATTATAATCAGGATTAGTTGTCCCTATCCTTTATGAGTATGGTAGTATATCAGTCGGTTCAATtcgattttgaagtttatcaaTTTGATTTATTGATTATCGATTTGTAGAGATGCTAAATCGTTATAAAACCACTAAGATATTGGCTTATCGGTTTTTAGTTTATTGGATATTGATTGTTTTCAGTTCGGttattgatttaattgttaagatttgacacaaaaagAATTATTGAAAATCTCTTATAAACAAAGTGATAAACCAAATGAATCATGCCTGTGAGTTCACAAATCGcatcttgctcaaaagcaaGAATAAAAGAATTTGAAACCGTAGAAATAAAAGTAAGAATCGATATCGGTTAAGAATTGATAATCcgtaacaaaaaaattaaaacagttATCAAAACCACTAAACCAATAACTCATTACTGATAAACTAATAACCTTTTTTTAGTTCGGATTATAGGTTTCACTTCGATTTTAAACCGCCATACCTGTGAGAGCTTATTTGGTTCGGAGATAAAGTTATATCGAGATTATagttttgaaattataatttgaaactatattcaaaattaaagttgatattaaatttttagtttatttgattgTAGGTATAAATTTGTTGAAACTAAATTTATAGTaataatttcaactaaataaattaataaaatataattttaattccaTAATTTAATCCTGAAATATTTCcacttattaaataaaaaacctTAAAGAGTTGCAGGCCATTGTTGTTGTGTTAGCACGTCATTAGCAATATCTTAGAAATATCCCtcccttattaaaaataataatattaatattcaattgtgtcttttattttttacgtGGAAAATATGGACAAATGTAAACATCAGTAaagtcaaaataatatatttaattcaaaagtaatactCTACAATTTTATTATAACGAGAATATATTCGCAGCCACTAAtgatttgattaaaatttaaaatcggTGCAATGGACTATTGACTATTCGAGTGACTTAGaaaagtaaatacttttatttgttgACAAAAGATTTACTTGGATGGGTGTttggtttatttgaaaaaaa
This region includes:
- the LOC125876902 gene encoding cold-responsive protein kinase 1-like: MTCFGLCLGGKASPPHNRVVEIDEEISTIENARVYSYRELRAATEDFCPVNKIGKGGFGSVYKGRLRDGKMAAIKVLSVESKQGVKEFLTEIKVISNIEHENLVKLYGCCAEGDHRILVYNYLENNSLSQTLLGGAHSSLQFNWITRTKICIGVARGLAFLHEEVQPYIVHRDIKASNILLDKDLTPKISDFGLAKLIPADLTHVSTRVAGTLGYLAPEYAMRGQLTRKADVYSFGILLLEIVSGRCNTNKRLPIEEQYLLERAWRLFKKGELIQLVDALLGDDFDVDDACKFLKVSLLCTQVMPKSRPSMSTVVKLLTGEMQVDDEEISEPGMLSDLVSLRNQKNTSSGSLSTGSGKQVDSSSSVNTTVTHGTMTFTTIDDRKS